One part of the Bacillota bacterium genome encodes these proteins:
- a CDS encoding PTS sugar transporter subunit IIA: MNAAVHVTKDLVLINLEARDKAEVVLSLARLLERRGYVKPSFGPAVLSREERFPTGLPTTPVGVAIPHADAVHCLSASMAAATLARPVKFGLMGDDCKCVDVGVVFLLALTDAGRQAEFLARLTGMFSDPQRLLQIKGAREPGDLIGIIQPYVCGWQGGAREGAV, translated from the coding sequence ATGAACGCGGCAGTGCACGTCACAAAAGATCTAGTTCTGATTAACCTTGAGGCTCGTGATAAGGCCGAGGTTGTCCTGTCCCTCGCAAGGCTCCTGGAAAGGAGGGGATACGTCAAGCCGAGTTTCGGGCCCGCGGTGTTATCCAGGGAGGAGCGGTTTCCGACGGGGTTGCCTACAACCCCCGTCGGGGTTGCGATACCCCACGCCGACGCAGTTCACTGCCTTTCGGCGTCGATGGCCGCGGCAACCCTGGCGAGGCCGGTGAAATTCGGGCTGATGGGGGACGACTGCAAGTGCGTCGACGTGGGGGTGGTATTCCTGCTTGCCCTCACGGACGCAGGCCGGCAGGCCGAATTCCTGGCCAGGCTGACGGGGATGTTCAGCGACCCGCAGCGGCTGCTCCAGATAAAGGGGGCCCGTGAACCGGGGGATCTGATCGGTATCATCCAGCCGTACGTTTGCGGCTGGCAAGGGGGAGCACGAGAGGGGGCGGTTTAA
- a CDS encoding class II aldolase/adducin family protein, protein MAHRPTGGLKALRERVLQVALKMSRSGMAPATWGNVSGRDPGTGLVVITPSGMPYEELSGDDMCVVDVNGAPVECRWKPSTETPLHCIFYRRKPGVWGIAHTHSLYATAFACAGREIPVVIATLGSAVGGAVSVAPYFPSGSEEFGGRALEAMGDRAAVLLGNHWVVATGSSVDEAYTVAEVVENAARIYAIAVGLGTPGVLGEGEVQRLRHKYLTIYGQKVERK, encoded by the coding sequence ATGGCTCACAGGCCTACCGGCGGTCTCAAAGCGCTGCGGGAGAGGGTGCTCCAGGTCGCTCTCAAGATGTCGAGATCGGGGATGGCGCCGGCGACGTGGGGAAACGTCAGCGGGCGCGACCCGGGCACGGGCCTGGTAGTCATCACGCCGAGTGGCATGCCATACGAGGAACTCTCCGGTGACGACATGTGCGTGGTGGACGTAAACGGCGCCCCCGTCGAGTGCAGGTGGAAACCGAGCACGGAGACGCCCCTCCACTGTATCTTCTACAGGCGGAAACCCGGGGTGTGGGGGATAGCCCACACGCATTCGCTCTACGCCACAGCGTTCGCCTGTGCGGGCCGGGAGATACCCGTCGTCATCGCCACCCTCGGGAGCGCGGTCGGTGGGGCGGTGTCCGTGGCTCCTTACTTCCCGTCGGGGAGCGAGGAGTTCGGGGGGAGGGCGCTGGAGGCGATGGGGGATCGCGCCGCCGTCCTCCTGGGGAACCACTGGGTCGTGGCGACGGGCTCGTCTGTCGATGAGGCCTACACGGTGGCGGAGGTGGTCGAGAACGCCGCCAGGATATACGCCATCGCGGTGGGGCTGGGAACCCCCGGGGTCCTGGGCGAGGGCGAAGTGCAACGGCTCAGGCACAAATATCTAACCATCTACGGCCAAAAGGTGGAGAGGAAATGA
- a CDS encoding sigma 54-interacting transcriptional regulator: protein MNKSAEEKMRSLIRGEDPASPLSDLEIARMIGLPRSTVTDIRLRLNIPNSRERRARGIARVVHGAIDGQGVSGRELARRLRSGGFRVSHTSIRGVVARAVSRGYSGGSGSGDDFEDLVGASGSLKSCIQLAKAAVMYPPRSLNTLILGPTGSGKSELATRMYRYGVRVGVLPAGSPFVVMNCADYADNPQLLMSHLFGQVKGAYTGATEDRRGLVEIADGGVLFLDEIHRMPPQGQEMLFTLLDRGTFRRLGETGQEYNSEFMLIGATCADPGSSLLEAFVRRIPVVIRIPGLNERPIAERMDMLRAFFKQESAKLNRPVRVSGGAVQAFLNYHCPGNAGQMKSDTQVACARAFLRALTSDDGEMVVIQVEDLAPHVARGLFVRTEAHLGLPRYVNQDLIITPAGEEGGASRADAYSLPANIYEWIEERTRELERQGSDRSAIPEAIGRELEGMIRKHIRAAGLRSGTMKALELSRMVDPVVLQAVQGFLAQERAGRGPWDESLVACLAIHLSASTERVREGRPVPNPKMQEVKAQYPEEYRLAGQLLEAVECATGVFLSEDERAFVAMYLRSSFSDQDDSPAVGVVLMSHGKVASAVAEVTRALLPASCVEVFELDLNESPQDGLPRAIEAVRRADKGAGVLILADMGSVLAMGDVISEKTGVPTRTITPLTSPFAIEATRRAMAAGASLDDIADALGKEPGVAVHRPRRSEPRAKTVLVTCLTGRGLADRLAGELRSVFEADKAGVTLIPCSPVQVPDVVRNVGLENVVAAVGSVDPKLPGIRFFPASEVLSGRRMSELKAAISGADLRDLIREDLIFVGLHGGDRDEVIRYLSGLLEKRGLVTPGFAASALEREMIGPTYIGYGVAIPHGDVQYVVRPAVAAARLAKPCPWGNEQARFVMLMALTPECLDAVVEMYERFADDRVRKALESSDDPASFARALLG, encoded by the coding sequence GTGAACAAAAGCGCGGAAGAGAAGATGCGCTCCCTGATCAGGGGTGAGGACCCAGCTTCGCCGCTCTCCGACCTGGAGATCGCGCGGATGATCGGGCTGCCACGTTCGACCGTGACCGATATAAGGTTGAGGCTGAACATACCCAACTCCCGCGAGCGGCGCGCGCGCGGCATCGCGCGGGTCGTTCATGGGGCCATCGATGGGCAGGGGGTCTCGGGAAGGGAGCTGGCGAGGAGGCTCCGCTCCGGAGGGTTCCGCGTGAGCCACACGAGCATAAGAGGGGTCGTGGCAAGGGCGGTGTCGCGCGGGTACTCTGGCGGTTCCGGAAGCGGCGATGATTTCGAGGATCTGGTCGGCGCCTCCGGTAGCCTCAAGTCCTGCATCCAGCTCGCCAAGGCAGCCGTCATGTACCCTCCCAGGAGTCTGAACACCCTGATCCTGGGCCCGACGGGGTCGGGCAAGAGCGAGCTTGCCACCCGCATGTACAGGTACGGCGTCCGCGTGGGCGTGCTTCCCGCCGGGTCTCCGTTCGTGGTGATGAACTGCGCCGACTACGCGGATAACCCTCAACTGCTGATGAGTCACCTCTTCGGGCAGGTCAAAGGGGCGTACACGGGCGCGACCGAAGACAGGCGTGGTCTCGTTGAGATCGCGGACGGCGGAGTGCTCTTCCTCGACGAGATCCACAGGATGCCCCCGCAGGGACAGGAGATGCTGTTCACGCTGCTAGACAGGGGCACGTTCCGGCGCCTCGGCGAGACGGGGCAGGAGTACAACTCCGAGTTCATGCTGATAGGCGCTACGTGCGCCGACCCCGGCTCGTCGCTGCTGGAGGCCTTTGTAAGACGGATACCTGTGGTTATCAGGATACCTGGGCTGAACGAACGGCCTATCGCCGAGCGGATGGACATGCTCCGTGCGTTCTTCAAGCAGGAATCCGCGAAGCTGAACCGGCCGGTCAGGGTGAGCGGCGGCGCGGTCCAGGCGTTCCTGAACTACCACTGTCCGGGGAACGCCGGACAGATGAAATCCGACACACAGGTTGCGTGCGCGCGCGCTTTCCTGCGCGCCCTGACCTCGGACGATGGCGAGATGGTCGTAATCCAGGTCGAGGATCTGGCGCCGCACGTCGCCAGGGGCCTGTTCGTGAGGACGGAAGCCCATCTGGGGCTGCCACGTTACGTCAACCAGGATCTCATTATTACACCGGCCGGTGAGGAGGGCGGCGCGTCCAGGGCAGACGCCTATTCCCTTCCGGCGAACATCTACGAGTGGATCGAGGAACGGACGAGGGAGCTTGAAAGGCAGGGGAGCGACCGCTCCGCTATACCTGAGGCGATCGGCCGGGAACTCGAAGGAATGATACGGAAACACATCAGGGCCGCGGGGTTGAGGAGCGGCACCATGAAGGCCCTCGAGCTTTCGCGCATGGTGGACCCGGTTGTGCTGCAGGCCGTGCAGGGGTTCCTTGCCCAGGAGAGGGCGGGCCGCGGGCCATGGGATGAGTCGCTGGTGGCCTGCCTGGCCATTCACCTCAGCGCCTCGACCGAGAGGGTGCGCGAGGGAAGGCCGGTGCCTAACCCCAAGATGCAGGAGGTCAAGGCCCAGTATCCCGAGGAGTACCGCCTCGCCGGGCAACTCCTTGAGGCCGTGGAGTGCGCCACGGGGGTTTTCCTCTCGGAGGACGAGCGCGCCTTCGTGGCCATGTACCTGAGGTCGTCGTTCTCTGACCAGGATGATTCCCCGGCTGTGGGAGTCGTCCTCATGAGCCACGGCAAGGTCGCCTCGGCTGTTGCGGAGGTTACGCGGGCCCTGCTCCCCGCTTCCTGCGTGGAGGTATTTGAGCTCGACCTCAATGAGAGCCCCCAGGACGGCCTCCCGCGGGCGATCGAGGCCGTCAGGCGCGCCGACAAGGGCGCGGGTGTGCTGATCCTCGCCGACATGGGAAGCGTGCTTGCGATGGGCGACGTCATCTCGGAGAAAACCGGCGTACCTACGCGGACGATAACCCCTCTCACGTCACCCTTTGCCATAGAAGCCACCAGGCGTGCTATGGCTGCCGGCGCTTCGCTGGACGACATCGCCGACGCCCTGGGGAAAGAGCCGGGAGTGGCTGTACACAGGCCGAGGCGCTCCGAACCCCGCGCGAAGACGGTGCTCGTCACCTGCCTCACGGGCAGGGGCCTGGCGGACAGGCTGGCGGGGGAACTCCGGAGCGTCTTCGAGGCCGATAAGGCCGGCGTCACTCTGATTCCCTGTTCGCCCGTCCAGGTCCCCGATGTGGTGAGGAATGTAGGGCTGGAGAACGTTGTCGCCGCGGTCGGATCCGTGGACCCGAAGCTACCGGGGATAAGGTTTTTCCCGGCATCGGAGGTCCTCTCCGGTCGCAGGATGAGTGAACTGAAGGCCGCGATCTCCGGCGCGGATCTGCGCGACCTCATCCGCGAAGACCTCATCTTCGTGGGGCTTCATGGGGGGGACCGGGACGAGGTAATTCGGTATCTGAGCGGCCTGCTCGAGAAACGGGGGTTGGTCACGCCCGGATTCGCGGCTTCAGCGTTGGAACGAGAGATGATCGGACCCACGTACATCGGCTACGGCGTTGCGATCCCCCACGGGGATGTCCAGTACGTCGTGAGGCCGGCCGTCGCGGCGGCACGCCTCGCAAAGCCGTGTCCCTGGGGAAACGAGCAGGCGAGATTCGTCATGCTGATGGCCCTGACCCCTGAGTGCCTCGACGCCGTGGTGGAGATGTACGAACGGTTTGCGGACGACCGCGTAAGGAAGGCGCTCGAATCGTCCGATGATCCGGCCTCGTTTGCGCGGGCGCTCCTCGGCTAA
- a CDS encoding phosphoenolpyruvate hydrolase family protein: MTRQEALESLRRQISSGKPIIGAGAGTGISAKCAEVGGADIIIIYNSGRYRMAGRGSLAGLLPYGDANAIVLEMGREVLPIVQRTPVLAGVCGTDPFRLMRVFLREVKDAGFTGVQNFPTVGLFDGVFRQNLEETGMGFDLEVKMVQLAHEMDLLTCPYVFTPTDADKMARAGADVVVPHMGLTTKGSIGAKTAITLDESVKRVQAMCDAAKAVNPDVMVLCHGGPIAEPDDAQYVLSRTHDVVGFFGASSMERLPAELAITEQVRRFKSIRV; this comes from the coding sequence ATGACGAGGCAGGAAGCCCTGGAGTCCTTGAGAAGGCAGATTAGCTCGGGAAAGCCCATCATCGGCGCGGGTGCGGGCACCGGAATCTCCGCGAAGTGCGCCGAAGTGGGAGGGGCCGACATCATCATCATCTACAACTCGGGCAGGTACAGGATGGCTGGACGGGGTTCGCTCGCCGGCCTTCTCCCGTACGGCGACGCTAACGCTATCGTACTGGAAATGGGTAGGGAGGTTCTCCCGATAGTACAGCGGACGCCGGTCCTGGCGGGCGTGTGCGGGACAGACCCGTTCCGCCTGATGCGGGTGTTTCTCCGGGAGGTAAAGGACGCCGGCTTTACGGGGGTTCAGAACTTCCCCACCGTCGGCCTGTTTGACGGGGTGTTCCGCCAGAATCTCGAGGAAACGGGCATGGGCTTCGATCTCGAGGTGAAAATGGTCCAGCTCGCCCACGAGATGGACCTCCTCACTTGCCCGTATGTTTTCACCCCCACTGACGCAGATAAGATGGCGCGTGCGGGGGCTGACGTCGTCGTTCCGCACATGGGACTCACGACGAAGGGGAGTATCGGCGCTAAGACGGCGATAACGCTGGATGAATCGGTGAAGCGGGTACAGGCCATGTGCGACGCGGCCAAAGCGGTCAACCCGGACGTTATGGTGCTGTGCCACGGCGGCCCGATAGCCGAACCCGACGACGCCCAGTACGTGCTGTCCAGGACCCACGATGTTGTCGGGTTCTTTGGCGCGTCGTCGATGGAACGCCTGCCGGCCGAGCTGGCTATCACCGAACAGGTGAGGAGGTTCAAATCGATCAGGGTCTGA
- a CDS encoding Tm-1-like ATP-binding domain-containing protein, whose translation MAKTVAVVGTLDTKGPEFEFLKQQIEARGHRCIVIDAGVLGPPHFTPDVTRDEVANAGDSNIADLVARNDRGHAITVMAEGAANVVRGLYDQGRIDGVVSLGGSAGTTIGTTAMRLLPAGVPKVMVSTLASGNTRPYVGTKDLTMTYSIVDIAGLNRLSRKVIANAAGAVCGMVETQVPPTEDKPLIGATMFGVTTPCVTRVRQALEQNGYEVLVFHATGTGGQAMEGLIEDGFISAVADITTTEWVDEVCGGVLSAGPTRLDAAAKKGIPQVVVPGALDMCNFGPMDTVPDHYKHRNLYVHNPTVTLMRTTPEEAAKIGEIIGSKVSAAKGPTVVIVPLKGVSAIDAPGKPFYAPDSNEALFNALRRSVKPPARLVEMDYHINAPEFADQVASMLLDFIGRQEVGNR comes from the coding sequence ATGGCCAAGACCGTGGCAGTAGTCGGCACGCTGGATACTAAGGGGCCCGAATTCGAGTTCCTCAAACAGCAGATCGAGGCGAGAGGGCACAGGTGCATAGTCATCGATGCCGGCGTCCTGGGCCCGCCCCACTTCACACCGGATGTGACTCGTGACGAAGTGGCGAATGCGGGGGATTCGAACATCGCGGACCTCGTTGCCAGGAACGACAGGGGGCACGCGATCACCGTAATGGCCGAGGGCGCCGCGAATGTGGTGCGAGGCCTTTACGATCAGGGCAGGATCGACGGCGTGGTGAGCCTCGGCGGATCCGCGGGAACCACGATCGGCACCACCGCAATGCGCCTTCTGCCTGCAGGCGTTCCCAAAGTGATGGTGTCGACGCTGGCCTCGGGGAATACGAGGCCGTACGTGGGCACCAAGGACCTCACCATGACCTACTCCATCGTGGACATCGCAGGCCTCAACCGGCTGTCGCGGAAGGTGATCGCCAATGCGGCCGGGGCTGTGTGCGGCATGGTGGAGACGCAGGTCCCCCCCACGGAGGATAAGCCGCTGATCGGCGCGACGATGTTCGGTGTGACGACTCCGTGCGTGACCCGCGTGAGGCAGGCCCTCGAGCAGAACGGGTACGAGGTGCTCGTTTTCCACGCGACAGGGACTGGGGGCCAGGCCATGGAAGGCCTCATCGAAGACGGGTTTATTTCAGCCGTGGCCGACATAACGACCACCGAGTGGGTCGACGAGGTCTGCGGCGGGGTGTTGTCCGCCGGCCCCACCAGGCTCGATGCCGCCGCGAAGAAAGGCATCCCCCAGGTGGTTGTCCCAGGGGCTCTGGACATGTGCAACTTCGGGCCGATGGACACTGTCCCAGATCACTACAAGCACAGGAACCTGTACGTCCACAACCCGACAGTAACGCTGATGAGGACTACTCCCGAAGAGGCTGCAAAGATCGGCGAGATCATCGGAAGCAAGGTAAGCGCCGCCAAAGGCCCAACCGTGGTGATTGTCCCATTGAAGGGCGTGTCCGCTATCGACGCGCCGGGCAAGCCGTTCTACGCACCCGATTCCAACGAGGCATTGTTCAATGCGCTCCGGAGGAGCGTGAAACCGCCGGCGCGCCTGGTCGAGATGGATTATCACATAAACGCCCCTGAGTTCGCCGACCAGGTTGCGTCGATGCTTCTGGATTTTATAGGCCGACAGGAGGTGGGAAACAGATGA